The following proteins are encoded in a genomic region of Oncorhynchus kisutch isolate 150728-3 linkage group LG6, Okis_V2, whole genome shotgun sequence:
- the LOC109893426 gene encoding transcription factor jun-B-like has protein sequence MSTKMEQPFYHDDSFISAYGHSDAALHDYKLLKQNMNLNMTEPYRNLKSDLYQAAHQDVGSLKLASPELERLIIQNSNGIITTPTPGQYFYNRSITDEQEGFAEGFVKALDELHKINHMPMAPPNVSIGAGGVTTCSAAASSVFGSSLQPEPPIYTTLNAYCPNTNLSSTSSYPSTTINYLPPHHQQSHHQQTSTHASHPFQYTLPGAGVHPQRLVAFKEEPQTVPEIHSSDGSPPMSPIDMENQEIIKAERKRLRNRLAATKCRRRKLERISRLEDKVKVLKSDNAGLSNTATVLREQVAQLKQKVLTHVSSGCQLMLTSKMEAF, from the coding sequence ATGTCTACAAAAATGGAGCAGCCTTTTTATCATGACGACTCTTTTATCTCGGCTTATGGCCACTCTGATGCTGCATTGCACGACTACAAACTCCTAAAGCAGAATATGAATTTGAACATGACAGAGCCATATCGCAACCTCAAGTCTGACTTGTACCAAGCAGCGCACCAGGACGTCGGGTCACTGAAGCTTGCTTCCCCTGAACTCGAAAGGCTTATCATCCAAAACAGTAACGGTATAATTACTACTCCCACCCCAGGCCAGTACTTCTACAACCGGAGCATCACGGATGAGCAGGAGGGCTTTGCGGAGGGCTTCGTGAAAGCCCTGGACGAGCTCCACAAGATAAACCATATGCCCATGGCCCCGCCCAACGTGTCTATTGGAGCGGGTGGTGTGACGACCTGTTCGGCGGCGGCCTCTAGTGTCTTCGGCTCCTCCCTGCAGCCCGAGCCTCCAATCTACACAACACTGAACGCTTATTGCCCAAACACTAACCTCTCTTCTACATCCAGTTACCCCAGTACCACCATCAACTACTTACCGCCGCACCACCAGCAGAGCCATCACCAACAGACGTCGACGCACGCGTCACACCCCTTTCAGTACACTCTACCTGGCGCTGGGGTCCATCCACAGCGCCTTGTGGCTTTCAAAGAAGAACCACAAACCGTCCCTGAAATACACAGCAGCGACGGTTCCCCGCCAATGTCCCCAATCGACATGGAAAACCAAGAGATAATCAAGGCCGAGCGGAAGAGGCTTAGAAACCGATTAGCAGCAACCAAATGCCGGCGCCGCAAACTGGAGCGCATCTCCCGGCTGGAGGACAAGGTGAAAGTTCTGAAGTCGGACAATGCTGGGCTCTCCAATACGGCGACTGTGCTTCGTGAACAAGTCGCCCAGCTCAAACAGAAAGTCCTGACACATGTTAGCAGCGGCTGTCAGCTGATGTTGACGAGCAAAATGGAGGCATTTTAA
- the LOC116374304 gene encoding peroxiredoxin-like, with protein MTLLSRGLFVIGDKDILRQIPTNDLPVACSVDETLCLVQAFQHTDKFGEVCRAGRRPGRDTIVPDIQKSKEFFSKQN; from the exons ATGACACTACTGTCCAGAGGTCTGTTTGTGATTGGTGACAAGGACATCCTGAGGCAGATCCCCACCAATGACCTGCCAGTAGCGTGCTCTGTGGATGAGACACTGTGCCTGGTGCAGGCCTTCCAGCACACTGACAAGTTTGGAGAGg TGTGCCGAGCAGGAAGGAGACCAGGGAGAGACACCATCGTTCCGGACATCCAGAAGAGCAAGGAGTTTTTCTCCAAACAGAACTGA